The following proteins are encoded in a genomic region of Mycolicibacterium confluentis:
- a CDS encoding BTAD domain-containing putative transcriptional regulator has protein sequence MTAENPVRVRVLGPVQAWVGDDPVDLGARLQRALLARLVAAHGHTVSVDRLIEDLWEGEPPPKALSALQVYVSHLRRALEPGRQRRAPARILVSAAPGYCLRLPVDAVDSWRFESDVTAAHEESDPQKRVRRLDEALAGWSGDPLAGFGDALWAVPEVARLTELRLAAVEAQAAAQVELGRYHAAIAALERHVGERPGREGAAAVLATALYRSGRQTDALQVLRRTRSHLVDELGLEPGRALRDLERDILRQADHLEPSRPNLQPAAPAIVSPGPVEAAAYGRAEELAEIDNVARAVVAGRSAVVWIGGEAGSGKTTLADAATARLRAVGWRTVHGRSPEVHGAPAGWAWTEVLRDLLEDGMDDGRAALAPLLHDGAAAEPGTFWLGQAVADVLTAVAEARPLAVVLDDLHRTDGLTLELLRLVADRIKDSRVLVIATYRPTEDHGELEVARAALTVHTAAHLIIGGLDAAATAALAADCGLTAASGEALRLLRERTGGNPLFIRELARLMDAEGPDAVWASVPVGVRDVLRRRLARLPGQTVTALRQAAVLGRDIDVDLLAELGRSDPDDLLDALEPAVLLGLLDEPEPGRLRFAHALVRDTLYEDTSKLRRSRLHGAALELLREPGRSVDPAALAHHAVAAARAETALTAAAFATEAAREASTLGAHAEAARQWRAVVQMLELAASRRLRPSLDGLRDEIDARCGLIAALAQSGDAVAARLETKAALQLLTGTAQDDLTVRVLTAWDTPLVWRDREYDGSDAQMIALLRQRLAGEGVTLADRIRLLKALYVELEGADPDAALAVSTEMLDLARRAYAEDPGSAGRLLCTALNVRAYCALGPDIDAERDSTAAELLATAEATEQADYQAVAHWLLSLAAGHRSDLAEAKRHVDLAVARAGTGQLVHLLGVLGLFEARMHLLVGRLDEAVSAYTDLAARMVENGAANGAKLAMVGRVTGEFCLGDLGVLADELLFFYREVSVAALDAAVLALMAAGREAEARALWPDRQPIERAYFWLPFTVLRVNAAVALGDLDEARARAKDLRPYSGRIAGLGVDGLMVGPVDDALAAAADAVGRPDDARRYRAAASELREHLAAEARRFID, from the coding sequence ATGACTGCGGAGAACCCGGTACGGGTGAGGGTGCTGGGACCGGTCCAGGCGTGGGTCGGTGACGATCCGGTGGACCTGGGTGCACGCCTGCAACGGGCGCTGCTGGCCAGATTGGTGGCCGCACACGGCCATACGGTGTCGGTCGATCGGCTCATCGAGGACCTCTGGGAGGGGGAACCGCCGCCCAAGGCGCTGTCGGCGCTGCAGGTCTACGTCTCGCATCTTCGGCGTGCGCTCGAGCCGGGCCGACAGCGTCGGGCCCCCGCCCGCATCCTGGTGAGCGCCGCGCCCGGGTACTGCCTGCGGCTGCCGGTCGACGCCGTCGACTCCTGGCGGTTCGAATCCGATGTCACTGCGGCACATGAGGAATCGGATCCGCAGAAGCGGGTACGCCGCCTAGACGAGGCGCTGGCCGGCTGGTCGGGTGACCCGTTGGCCGGATTCGGCGACGCACTGTGGGCCGTTCCCGAGGTGGCCCGGCTGACGGAACTCCGGCTGGCGGCGGTGGAGGCCCAGGCCGCCGCGCAGGTCGAACTCGGCCGGTACCACGCCGCGATCGCCGCGCTGGAGCGTCATGTCGGTGAGCGTCCCGGCCGGGAGGGCGCGGCCGCCGTGCTGGCGACGGCGCTGTACCGCAGCGGGCGCCAGACCGACGCTCTGCAGGTGTTGCGGCGCACCCGAAGTCACCTCGTCGACGAACTGGGTCTGGAACCCGGCCGGGCGCTGCGCGATCTCGAACGCGACATCCTGCGTCAGGCCGACCATTTGGAGCCGTCCCGGCCGAATCTTCAACCCGCCGCACCGGCCATCGTGTCGCCCGGCCCCGTCGAGGCCGCCGCGTACGGGCGGGCCGAGGAGCTCGCCGAAATCGACAACGTGGCGCGCGCCGTAGTCGCGGGCCGCAGCGCGGTGGTCTGGATCGGGGGCGAGGCGGGGTCCGGCAAGACGACGCTGGCCGACGCCGCGACGGCCCGGTTGCGTGCCGTGGGCTGGCGTACGGTGCACGGCCGCTCCCCGGAGGTGCACGGCGCGCCCGCCGGATGGGCGTGGACCGAGGTGCTGCGGGACCTGCTCGAAGACGGGATGGACGACGGCAGGGCAGCACTGGCGCCGCTGCTGCACGACGGTGCCGCGGCCGAACCGGGGACATTCTGGTTGGGCCAGGCCGTGGCCGATGTGTTGACCGCGGTCGCCGAGGCGCGGCCGCTCGCGGTGGTGCTGGATGACCTGCACCGCACTGACGGCCTGACGCTGGAACTGCTGCGCCTGGTGGCCGACCGGATCAAGGACAGCCGCGTGCTGGTGATCGCGACCTATCGCCCGACGGAGGACCACGGCGAACTGGAGGTGGCCCGGGCGGCGCTGACGGTCCACACCGCGGCGCATCTGATTATCGGCGGGTTGGACGCCGCGGCCACCGCCGCGCTGGCCGCCGACTGCGGACTGACCGCGGCCAGCGGGGAGGCCCTGCGGCTGCTGCGCGAGCGCACCGGAGGCAACCCGCTGTTCATTCGCGAGCTGGCTCGCCTGATGGACGCCGAGGGCCCGGACGCGGTGTGGGCGTCGGTGCCGGTCGGCGTCCGGGATGTGCTGCGCCGCAGGCTGGCCCGGCTGCCCGGCCAGACCGTCACCGCGCTGCGCCAGGCCGCGGTGCTGGGCCGCGACATCGACGTGGACCTGCTCGCCGAACTGGGCCGCAGCGATCCCGACGATCTTCTCGACGCGCTGGAGCCGGCTGTCCTGCTGGGACTTCTCGACGAGCCGGAGCCCGGACGCCTGCGGTTCGCCCACGCCCTGGTCCGCGACACCCTCTACGAGGACACCTCCAAGCTGCGGCGGTCCCGGCTGCACGGCGCGGCACTGGAACTGCTCCGCGAACCCGGACGGTCCGTAGATCCGGCCGCGCTGGCACACCATGCCGTTGCCGCGGCGAGGGCCGAAACCGCTTTGACCGCTGCCGCTTTCGCAACGGAGGCGGCGCGTGAGGCCAGTACGCTCGGAGCCCACGCCGAAGCGGCCCGCCAGTGGCGTGCGGTGGTGCAGATGCTGGAACTGGCGGCCAGCCGCCGGCTGCGGCCCAGCCTCGACGGGCTGCGGGACGAGATCGACGCACGCTGCGGTCTGATCGCCGCGCTGGCTCAGTCTGGTGATGCGGTCGCCGCGCGCCTCGAGACGAAGGCCGCCCTGCAACTGCTCACCGGGACGGCACAGGACGACCTGACGGTCCGCGTTCTGACCGCCTGGGACACCCCGTTGGTGTGGCGGGACCGCGAGTACGACGGGTCCGACGCCCAGATGATCGCGCTGCTGCGGCAGAGGCTGGCCGGCGAAGGGGTCACACTGGCCGACCGGATCAGGCTGCTCAAGGCGCTGTACGTGGAACTGGAGGGCGCCGACCCGGACGCGGCGCTCGCCGTCAGCACCGAGATGCTGGACCTGGCGCGCCGCGCCTACGCCGAAGATCCGGGATCGGCGGGACGTCTGCTGTGCACCGCGCTCAACGTGCGGGCCTACTGCGCGTTGGGTCCGGACATCGATGCCGAGCGCGATTCGACGGCGGCCGAACTGCTGGCGACCGCGGAGGCCACCGAGCAGGCCGACTATCAAGCGGTGGCGCACTGGCTGCTGTCGCTGGCGGCCGGTCATCGGTCCGACCTGGCCGAGGCGAAGCGGCACGTCGACCTCGCGGTGGCCCGGGCGGGCACCGGCCAACTCGTGCACCTGCTCGGGGTGCTGGGCCTGTTCGAGGCCCGGATGCACCTGCTGGTGGGCCGCCTCGACGAGGCCGTCAGCGCCTACACCGATCTGGCGGCACGCATGGTGGAGAACGGCGCCGCCAACGGGGCCAAGCTGGCGATGGTCGGTCGAGTGACGGGTGAGTTCTGCCTCGGAGATCTGGGTGTCCTGGCCGACGAACTGCTGTTCTTCTATCGCGAGGTGTCGGTCGCGGCGCTGGACGCCGCGGTGCTGGCGCTGATGGCGGCTGGCCGCGAGGCGGAAGCCCGCGCGCTGTGGCCCGACCGCCAGCCCATCGAGCGGGCGTACTTCTGGCTCCCGTTCACCGTGCTGCGGGTCAACGCGGCGGTGGCGCTCGGCGACCTCGACGAGGCGCGGGCACGCGCGAAGGACCTGCGCCCCTACTCCGGCCGGATCGCCGGACTCGGCGTGGACGGGCTGATGGTCGGCCCGGTCGACGACGCGCTGGCCGCCGCGGCCGACGCAGTGGGCAGGCCGGACGACGCTCGCCGCTACCGCGCAGCGGCCTCGGAGCTGCGCGAGCACTTGGCTGCCGAAGCCCGGCGGTTCATCGACTGA
- a CDS encoding hemerythrin domain-containing protein: protein MTTAGTTAPERADDSTPDLLGITLAHRAMITDLLRLTDLAEAVRDRDVICTPGHARAVSHYIELLCDSIHHHHECEDTVMWPVIRSSVGDHLDLSELTEDHAALEPRLAQLRARAAAFRLSMGDRQIAGLMALELGEMAALLTDHINDEEIELFPLITAHVSVEDWASVEAAARAGARMSFDGPRSLAVMTDDERAAFTQQTGIGPRILLAVLRLAHRRRERAVFGRHGVSR from the coding sequence GTGACGACCGCCGGCACCACCGCACCCGAGCGCGCGGACGACTCCACACCCGATCTGCTGGGAATCACCCTGGCCCACCGCGCGATGATCACCGACCTGCTGCGCCTCACCGACCTGGCGGAGGCGGTGCGCGACCGCGATGTGATCTGCACGCCTGGCCACGCGCGCGCCGTCTCGCACTACATCGAGCTGTTGTGCGATTCCATCCATCATCACCACGAATGCGAGGACACCGTGATGTGGCCGGTGATCCGGTCCAGCGTCGGCGATCACCTCGATCTGAGCGAACTGACCGAGGACCACGCGGCATTGGAACCCCGGTTGGCCCAGCTGCGGGCCCGGGCGGCGGCCTTCCGGCTGTCGATGGGCGATCGCCAGATCGCAGGCCTGATGGCCCTCGAGCTCGGCGAAATGGCGGCGCTGCTGACCGACCACATCAACGACGAGGAGATCGAGCTGTTCCCCCTCATCACCGCGCACGTCTCGGTGGAGGACTGGGCGTCGGTGGAGGCCGCGGCCCGAGCCGGTGCCCGGATGTCGTTCGACGGTCCGCGTTCGCTGGCGGTGATGACCGACGACGAGCGGGCGGCGTTCACCCAGCAGACCGGGATCGGGCCACGCATCCTGCTCGCGGTGCTGCGGCTTGCGCATCGACGGCGGGAGCGGGCAGTCTTCGGCCGCCACGGCGTCAGTCGATGA
- a CDS encoding DUF5718 family protein — MIDIDLAELRTWFGFGVAGNFAGHLEQAGEAVDFVNVASEGAAPKGIFPWYAPGYESFLGEFPLSHDQILLPDSTDGPLNLQIEPEVGLACHVKWNGDTVAALEPFALGAFNDCSIRRPGAPKISHKKNWGPASKGVAKKFFDISDLTPDGPTATLRLVSFLHDAEGQIHEYGVDSPLLGYSYYGEVLLDWIVERLAHQKGAPDTPLEDVGALMVASGRPEKVLIGIGATRYTDLGESTYLKPGDDAIVRVYDTASDAVSELRQTVSHR; from the coding sequence ATGATCGATATCGACCTCGCTGAGCTGCGCACCTGGTTCGGGTTCGGAGTCGCCGGTAACTTCGCAGGCCACCTCGAACAGGCGGGGGAGGCGGTCGACTTCGTCAACGTGGCGTCTGAGGGCGCCGCACCGAAGGGGATATTCCCCTGGTATGCACCGGGTTACGAAAGCTTCCTGGGTGAGTTCCCGCTGTCGCACGACCAGATCCTGCTGCCGGATTCGACGGACGGTCCGCTGAACCTGCAGATCGAACCCGAGGTGGGGTTGGCCTGCCACGTGAAGTGGAACGGTGACACCGTCGCCGCGCTGGAACCGTTCGCACTGGGCGCGTTCAACGACTGTTCGATCCGACGCCCCGGCGCACCCAAGATCAGCCACAAGAAGAACTGGGGTCCGGCGTCCAAGGGCGTGGCGAAGAAGTTCTTCGACATCAGCGACCTCACCCCGGACGGTCCAACGGCGACCCTGCGCCTGGTGTCCTTCCTGCACGACGCCGAAGGGCAGATTCACGAGTACGGCGTCGACAGCCCACTCCTGGGTTACTCCTACTACGGCGAGGTGCTGCTGGACTGGATCGTCGAACGCCTCGCCCATCAGAAGGGGGCGCCGGACACGCCCCTGGAGGACGTCGGCGCGCTGATGGTGGCCTCGGGTCGTCCGGAGAAGGTGCTGATCGGCATCGGCGCCACGCGCTACACCGACTTGGGCGAGTCCACCTATCTCAAGCCGGGCGATGACGCCATCGTGCGGGTGTACGACACCGCATCGGATGCGGTTTCCGAACTGCGCCAGACGGTTTCGCACCGCTGA
- a CDS encoding MOSC domain-containing protein — protein sequence MSASGTVHQLWRFPVKSMGGAQVEQVRIDRRGVHADRLWAVRDLENDVTASARRLPALLGCTARYARDPGPDAGPGRVPPVIVTFPDGSELDSDDPAIHDRISEVVGREVRLTALPPAKDTSAHRLSLKQSLANYAPKEIREDFGLSATESLPDTSVFTTKQVLTLARYSTPPGTFVDLSPVHLMSTASLAALSPDGVPYDVRRFRPNVLVESSGDGSGVEAEFPETQWVGSQLRLGSASLHVDIPTIRCVVPTRAQPGLETDRGLTRQLAQRTDRFLGVYADVTKAGVVRVGDEVTVHAVAEPGVVRRAASAAGKTAMRGLQRILESTVLRG from the coding sequence ATGTCCGCATCCGGGACGGTTCACCAGCTGTGGCGCTTCCCAGTGAAGTCCATGGGCGGCGCGCAGGTCGAGCAGGTGCGCATCGACCGCCGCGGCGTGCACGCCGACCGACTGTGGGCCGTGCGCGATCTGGAGAACGACGTGACCGCCTCAGCGCGGCGGCTGCCCGCGCTGCTGGGCTGCACAGCCCGGTACGCACGCGATCCCGGGCCCGACGCGGGGCCCGGCAGGGTGCCGCCGGTGATCGTGACGTTCCCGGACGGTTCCGAACTGGACAGCGACGACCCGGCGATCCATGACCGGATCAGCGAGGTCGTTGGGCGTGAGGTCCGGCTCACCGCACTGCCGCCCGCCAAAGACACCAGCGCGCACAGGCTTTCGCTCAAGCAGAGCCTCGCCAACTACGCACCCAAGGAGATCCGTGAGGACTTCGGTCTGTCGGCCACCGAGTCCCTGCCCGACACCTCGGTGTTCACCACCAAACAGGTCCTGACGCTGGCGCGGTACTCCACGCCGCCGGGAACATTCGTCGATCTGAGCCCGGTGCACCTGATGAGCACGGCCAGCCTGGCGGCCCTGTCGCCCGACGGCGTGCCCTACGACGTGCGGCGGTTCCGGCCCAACGTCCTCGTCGAGTCTTCTGGTGACGGCAGCGGGGTGGAGGCCGAGTTCCCCGAAACCCAGTGGGTGGGTTCGCAGCTCCGTCTCGGATCGGCGTCGCTGCACGTCGATATCCCGACGATCCGGTGCGTGGTCCCCACCAGGGCGCAACCGGGTCTGGAGACCGACCGTGGGCTGACCCGACAACTGGCCCAGCGCACCGACCGCTTCCTCGGGGTGTACGCCGACGTGACGAAGGCGGGCGTGGTCCGAGTGGGCGATGAGGTGACCGTGCACGCGGTGGCCGAACCCGGGGTTGTGCGCCGGGCCGCTTCGGCGGCGGGCAAGACCGCCATGCGTGGCCTGCAGCGCATCCTGGAGTCCACCGTCCTGCGCGGTTAG
- a CDS encoding Rieske 2Fe-2S domain-containing protein — translation MQVTSVGHAGFLIETNAGSILCDPWVNPAYFGSWFVFPDNSGLDWDALGNCDYLYVSHLHKDHFDPETLRDHVNKDAVVLLPDYPVPDLRRELEKLGFHDFVETTNSVKHRISGPKGDLDVMIIALRAPADGPIGDSGLVVSDGETTAFNMNDARPVELDVLDQFGHIDVHMLQYSGAIWYPMVYDMPARAKEAFGTQKRQRQMDRCRQYIAQVGATWVVPSAGPPCFLDAELRDLNDDHGDPANIFPDQMVFLDQMRQNGHDGGLLMIPGSAADFTGPTLNSLTHPLPIDEVEAIFTTGKADYIAAYAERMAPVLAAEKARWAPAAGEPLLEPLRALFEPIMAATDQICDGIGYPVELRLHSSEYKETVVLDFPKRIVREPIPDEKFRYGFEIAPELVRTVVRDREPDWVNTIFLSTRFKAWRVGGYNEYLYTFFKCLTDERIAYADGWFAEAHDDSASITLDGWEIQRRCPHLKADLSKFGVIEGSTLTCNLHGWQWNLDNGRCLTSRGHELRSSKL, via the coding sequence AACTGCGACTACCTGTACGTGTCGCACCTGCACAAGGATCACTTCGACCCGGAGACCCTGCGGGATCACGTCAACAAGGACGCCGTGGTGCTGCTTCCGGACTACCCGGTGCCCGACCTGCGTCGCGAACTGGAGAAGCTGGGATTCCACGACTTCGTGGAGACCACGAATTCGGTGAAGCACCGGATCAGCGGCCCCAAGGGCGACCTGGACGTGATGATCATCGCGCTGCGGGCCCCGGCCGACGGGCCGATCGGCGACTCCGGCCTGGTGGTCTCCGACGGCGAGACCACGGCGTTCAACATGAACGACGCGCGCCCCGTGGAATTGGACGTCCTGGACCAATTCGGTCACATCGACGTGCACATGCTGCAGTACTCGGGGGCGATCTGGTACCCGATGGTCTACGACATGCCGGCCCGGGCCAAGGAGGCGTTCGGCACACAGAAGCGCCAGCGGCAGATGGATCGCTGCCGGCAGTACATCGCCCAGGTCGGCGCCACGTGGGTGGTGCCGTCGGCGGGTCCGCCGTGCTTCCTGGACGCCGAACTTCGCGACCTCAACGACGACCACGGCGATCCGGCCAACATCTTTCCGGACCAGATGGTCTTCCTCGACCAGATGCGGCAGAACGGGCACGACGGCGGCCTGCTGATGATCCCGGGGTCGGCCGCGGACTTCACCGGGCCGACGTTGAACTCACTGACCCACCCACTGCCCATCGACGAGGTCGAGGCGATCTTCACCACCGGCAAGGCCGACTACATCGCGGCCTACGCCGAGCGGATGGCGCCGGTGCTGGCCGCGGAGAAGGCCCGCTGGGCGCCCGCCGCCGGGGAACCGCTGCTGGAACCGCTGCGCGCCCTGTTCGAGCCGATCATGGCGGCGACCGACCAGATCTGCGACGGTATCGGGTATCCCGTGGAACTGCGGCTGCACTCCTCCGAGTACAAGGAGACGGTGGTCCTCGACTTCCCGAAACGGATTGTGCGAGAGCCGATTCCCGACGAGAAGTTCCGCTACGGGTTCGAGATCGCACCCGAGTTGGTGCGCACCGTGGTCCGCGACCGCGAGCCGGACTGGGTCAACACGATCTTCCTGTCCACCCGGTTCAAGGCGTGGCGAGTCGGCGGGTACAACGAGTACCTCTACACCTTCTTCAAGTGCCTGACCGACGAACGCATCGCCTACGCCGACGGCTGGTTCGCCGAGGCCCACGACGACAGCGCCTCGATCACGCTGGACGGCTGGGAGATTCAGCGCCGCTGCCCGCACCTCAAGGCCGACCTGTCGAAGTTCGGGGTCATCGAGGGCTCCACGCTGACATGCAACCTGCACGGCTGGCAGTGGAACCTCGACAACGGCCGGTGCCTGACCAGCCGAGGGCACGAACTGCGGAGTTCCAAGTTGTGA